In the Wyeomyia smithii strain HCP4-BCI-WySm-NY-G18 chromosome 2, ASM2978416v1, whole genome shotgun sequence genome, one interval contains:
- the LOC129724843 gene encoding uncharacterized protein LOC129724843: MTIYDALGLLAHFLMLLMIFQQEIWPEDTETRECRLEQVYLERAARETAGYVASHKWNRSAYQDASENGFAAAAYLRFEEEGKVKCALIRAKTIVAPLQFVPIPRLELQAT, from the exons ATGACCATTTACGATGCGCTGGGATTACTAGCGCACTTCCTTATGTTACTGATGATATTTCAGCAAGAAATTTGGCCTGAAGATACAGAAACCAGGGAATGTAGGTTGGAACAAGTCTATCTAGAGCGGGCAGCTAGAGAAACAGCAGGTTACGTGGCCTCCCACAAGTGGAATCGGTCAGCGTACCAAG ATGCGTCGGAGAACGGCTTCGCTGCAGCCGCCTATCTGCGGTTCGAAGAAGAGGGTAAAGTGAAATGTGCGCTCATTCGCGCGAAGACAATAGTAGCCCCGTTACAATTCGTGCCGATTCCCAGACTAGAGCTACAAGCCACCTAG